CCGAGCGCGTCGGCGAGCGTCTCGACGTTGCCGAGCCCGTTCTGCAGCGCGACGACGAGCGCGGGCGCGTGTCGCCAGCGCGCGAGGACGTCTGCGACCTCGCGCGTCGCGTGCGACTTGACGGCGACGAAGACCACGTCCGCGGGCTCGTCGGCGCGCGCGAGATCGGTCGCGGTGCGGGGACGGCTCGCGTGCTCGCCGAAGATGCCCGTCACGGCGAGACCCGAGCGCTCGATCTCCGTCATGTGCGGCGCGCGGCCGATCAGCAGCACGTCGTGGCCGCGCGCCGCGAGCATGCCTCCCACCACCGAGCCGACGGCGCCGGCGCCCGCGACGACGACGCGCGCTCGTTCGGGCATCGCGCTCGGTCGGCGGCTCAGGCCTCGATCTCGCCGTCGCTCAGCGCGACGAACGCGGCCTTGAGCTCGTCGTAGGTCGTCGTGACCGGAAACTGCGGGAACTCGTCGATCACGTTCTGCGGCGGACGGAACAGGATGCCGCCGTGCGCCGCCGCGAGCATCGAGGTGTCGTTGTACGAGTCGCCGGCGGCGACGACGCGGAAGTTCAGGTCGCGCAGCGCGAGCACCGCGCGTCGTTTGCCATCCTCGATCCGCAGACGGTAGCCGGTGATGCGGCTTTCCGAGTCGACCTCGAGCGAGTTGCAGAACAGGCACGGCCAGTCGAGCTGGCGCATGAGGGGAGAGGCAAACTGGTAGAACGTGTCCGACAGGATGATGACCTGCGCGCGGCTCTTGAGCCACGCGAGGAACTCGCGCGCGCCGGGCAGCGGTCCCATCGCCGCGATCACCGCTTGGATGTCGCGCAACGTGAGCTTGTGCTGCGCGAGGATCTCGAGCCGCGCTCGCATGAGCTTGTCGTAGTCGGGCTCGTCGCGCGTCGTGCGCCGGAGCGCTGCAATCCCGGTCTGGTCGGCGACGTTGATCCAGATCTCCGGGACGAGAACTCCTTCGAGGTCGAGGCAGGCGATCATCCGGCGACGCTAGCGGAGGCCCATCGTCCCGACAAGGTGAGACCGGAGGCGATGCTTCCAGCGCGCGCCACGGGGCGTCGCGCGTATGCGCTCTGCGCCCTGCTCGGCGTGCTCGCGCTGGCGGCGTGCGCGCGGACGACGGCCGAGCACGCTCCACGGCCGACGCAGAGCGCCGTCGCTTCGCCGCTGCGGGTCGGGACCAGCGGCGACTATCCGCCCTTCTCGGTGCGCGCGAGCGACGGCTCGCTCGACGGCTTCGACGTCGCGGTCGCGCGCGCCTACGCCGCCGATCGCGGCCGACCGCTCGAGCTCGTGCCGTTCGCCTGGCCGGAGCTCGAGCGGCGCCTCCTCGCCGGCGACTTCGACGTCGCGATGGGCGGCATCACCGTGCGGGGCGACCGTCTGGCGCGCGCGCCGATGACGGCCGCGGTCGCGCGGGCGTCCGCCGTCCTGGTCGTCCCGGCCGACGCACCTGAGGCCGATGCACGCGTCGCGCGCGGCGACGGCGCCGGGCTCAGGGTCGCGGTGAACCGCGGCGCGCACCTCGAGCGGGTCGCGCGTGCGACGCTGCCCGGGGCGACGCTCGTCCTGCTCGACGACAACCGCAGCCTCGCGCCCGTGCTGGCCTCCGGCGAGGTCGACGCGGTCGTCACGGACACGCTCGAGCTGCAGAGCTTCGCGGCGCCCGGCGCGCCGCAGCCGCGCGTGGCGCGCGTCCTGACCTACGACCGCAAGGCGTACTGGGTTGCGCCGCACGCCACAGAGCTGGCCGACGACCTCGATCAGTGGCTGGCCGCGCGCGAGGCGGACGGCACGCTCGCGTCGCTGCGCGCGAGGTACGGCGTCGAGAGCGCGGACGCGCCGGCCTCCGCGCTCGATCCGGCGACGGCGCGGGTCGTCGACCTGGTCGCGCGTCGGCTGCTGCTGATGCCGGAGGTCGCGGCGGCGAAGCGCGTCGCGTCGCTGCCGATCGACGTGCCGTCGCGCGAGCAGCAGGTCTATGCGCGCGCCCGCGACGAGGCCGCGCGCGTCGGGCTCGCGGCGGAGCCGTACGTGGCGCTGGTGCGCGAGGAGGTCGAGGTCGCGAAGGTCGTGCAGCGCGCGACGCTCGCGACCGCCGCGCCCGCGTCTGCGGCAACGTCCAGCGGCACGGTGGCCGGCGACGCGACGCCCGCCGCCGCGGCCGGGGACGCCGGCGCCGACGACGCCGTGGCGCGCGCGAAGCGGCGCCTCGAGCAGGAGCTCCGCCCGGCGATCGATCGCCTCGACCGCGCGCTGCGTGCGGCGCTCCTCGCGGCGGCGCCGATCCGTGCGGACGAGGCAGCGCTGGTCGCGGCGCTGCGCGCCGACGCGCCCGTTCCGGGCTTCGGCGACGAGGAGGCGCGCCGCCTCGCGCGCGCCCTGAAGGCGATCCCGGCGGCCGCGCCGCCGCCCGCGCCGAGCGCCGCGGCAGCGGCGACGACGGAGCTGCTGCCGTCGTCAGGAGTTGCCGCCACGGCGACGGCGCCGCGAATCTTCTCTTGAGCGCCGGCGGCGACCCGGCCTAAGCTCGCCCGTCGCCGGACGGGCGACAGGGGGGGGCCCGTGCCGTCCTCGAAGAAGATCGCCAACCGGACGCTGGTCGAGACCGTGCTGCTCCCCGCAGCGCTGGTGGTGCTCGGCTACGTGATCCTGCGGGCGACGGACGGCGCGTGGTGGGGCGTCGTGGTCTGGGTGCTGCTCGCACCCGTGAGCTACTTCGTCGTGCAGCTCGTCCTGCTCGGCGGCAAGCGCGCTCCGACGGTCGGAAGCGCGACGCGCATGCGCGTCGTTTCGTCGGCGGGACGACAGCCGTCGCAGAGCAGCGCCAGCGTCGCCGACAAGCCCGCGCACGAGCGCTGGGCGGACCAGCGCGACGTCTCGGCGGGCGTCGAGATCCTGCGACGCGGCCGACGCTACGACCGTCGCCGCTGAACGATCCTCGCCGCTGAAGCGGGCCGACGCTCAGCTCGCGAACAGCACGCCCGGGTTCAGGATGCCGTGCGGATCGAGCGCGCGCTTCGCCGCGCGCATGGCCGCGAGCTCGCCGGCGCTGCGCACCAGCTCGAGCTCGCCGACCTTCGCGACGCCGATGCCGTGCTCGGCCGCGATCGTGCCGCCCGCGTCGGCGGCGAGGCGCAGGACCGCGCGGTCGACGGCGTCGTCCTCCGGTCCGAGGCCGAGCACGTTGACGTGCAGGTTGCCGTCGCCGAGGTGGCCGAAGATCAGCGCCTGCGCGTGCGGCGCGAGCGCCGCGACCTGAGCGCGGACGTCGGCCACGAAGCGCGGCACGGCGGCGAGCGGCACGGCGACGTCGAGCTTGTGCGGTACGCCCGCCGCGTTGATCGCCTCGCTGATCGCTTCGCGGTAGCGCCACAGGCGGCGCACGCCGGCCTCGTCGTCGGCGACGGCGCTGCCTCGCAGCAGGTCGTCGCACGCGGTCACGGCGGCGACCAGCTCGTCGAGCGGGCTCGTGCGTCCGGCGCATTCGATCAGCACCGCGGCGGGCGGCGTCGACGCGAACGGCGCGGGCAGGCCGAGCCGCTCGACGACCAGCTCGACGCACTCGCCGAACGCGATCTCGAGCGCGCTCAGCGAGGCGAGCGTGCCGCGCGTGCGGCGCACGAGCTCGACCGCGGCTTCCGCGCCGTCGACCGCGAGCAGCGCCACCGCGCGCGCCGGCAAGGCCGGCGTCAAGCGCAAGTGCGCGCGCGTGATCACGCCGAGCGTCCCTTCGCTGCCGGCGAGCAGCGCGGCGAGGTGGTAGCCCGCGTTGTCCTTGCGCAGCGCGGGCAGGCGACCGACGGTCGTGCCGTCGGCGAGCACCGCTTCGAGGCCGATCACCTGCTCGGCCATCATGCCGTGGCGCAGCACGTGGACGCCGCCGGCGTTGGTTGCGACCATGCCGCCGATCGTGCAGCTCTCGCGTGGCGCGATGTCGACGCCGAAGTCGAAGCCGGCCGCGCGCGCCGCCTGCTGCAGGCGCGCGAGCGTCACGCCGGCGCCGACGATCGCCTCGCCGGTGGCCGGGTCGACGACGCACTCCGCGGCGAGCCCCGTCGTGCTCAGCACGAGCTCGCCGTCGCGCGGCACGCTGCCGCCGACGAGCCCGGTGTTGCCGCCCTGCGGAACGACCGGCACGCGGGACGCGGCGCAAGCGCGCAGCACCTCTGCGACCTGCTCCGTGCTGCGCGGCCGGACCACCGCGCAGGCGCGGCCGCGGAAGCGGCGCGTCCAGTCGGTCTCGTACGACGCCGTCAGCTCGGGGTCGGTGAGGACGTCGTGCTCGCCGAGGGCGCGCACGAGCCGCGCGTGCAGGTCGCGGGGCACCTCGGCGGTGTGCGTCGCGGGCATTCGTTCGGGATGTTGCTCCGCGACGCGCGCGTCCGCAACGCGACCGCTAGGACGCGGGACGCCGCAGCGGCGGCATCGTGTCGCTCAGCGCGTAGACCACGCCGCCGGCGAGCCCGCCCAGCGCCGCCACCGCCCACCACAGGAGCCCGAGCGCGATCGCGTCGTCCGCGCTGATGCCGCCGTACGGCAGCAGCGCGGCGTACGCCGCCTCGCGCAGACCGAAGCCGCCGATCGTGAACGGCATCGCCGCCGCGAGCGCGACCAGCGGGTGGTACATCGCGACGAAGCCGAACGGCACGTCGAGGCCGAGCGCGTCGGTGAGCAGCTTCTGGCTCACGATCTGCACGACGTGCACGACGATCGACAGCACGGCGGCGTTGAGCAGCAGCCGCGGGTCGCGGAAGTACGGCAGCAGATCTTCCTCGACGAGCCGACGCCAGCGCTGCCCCGGCGGCAGCAGTCGAACGACGAGCGGGATCGAGAACCAGCCTGCCGTCAATCCCAAACACACGACCAGCACGAAGAGCTCGAGGACGATCGGCAGGTCCGCGTTCGGTCCGACGAGCGCGACCGCCGCGACCGCGGCCAGCATGACGACGCCGATCAGGCGGTCGAAGAGCACGGTCGAGAACGCGGCCGCGCGTCCCGGCGGGCGGTTCCCGAGGTAGAGCGCGCGCGACGCGTCCGAGCCGAGCGTGCTCGGCACGACGAGCCCGAAGAACATGCCGATCGCGTAGAAGCGCAGGCTCTCGCCGAGATCGAAGGCGAAGCCGACGCCGCGCGCGAGGTTGCGCCAGCGCAGCGCGCTCACCGCCTGGCTCACCAGGTAGACCGCGAAGGCGGCGAGAAAGAAGCCCGGCGTCGCGCGCAGACAGACGCGCAGGATCTCGCGGAAGTCGAAGCGCGTGAACAGGAGCGCGAGGAGCCCCGCGCTCACCGCGACGCGCAGCAAGGTCTTGAGCCGCGCGCGCGCCACGCGGCTGTCGCTCTTCGACGCGGTCTCGCTCACGTCGCTGCTTCGGGCGTTCTCTTCGGCGCGCGCGGCGGGCTGCGGACGGATCAGCGCAGCGGACGGAAGAAGGCGCGGATGTCCTCGACCAGCGCCTCCGGCTCCTCCATCGCCGCGAAGTGGCCGCCCGACGGGAAGCGCGTCCAGCGCTGCACGTTGTACATCTTCTCCGCCCAGGCGCGCGGCGGACGGACGATCTCCTTCGGGAAGATCGCGCAGCCGGTCGGCACCTCGACGCGGAAGTCGCGCGGCGGGAACTTCCCGGCGCGCATGGTCTCGCAGTACAGGCGGATCGAGGAGTTCGCGGTCTCGGTCGCCCAGTAGAACATGATGTTCGTCAGCAGCTCGTCCTTGCTGAAGCGCTTGAACGGATCGCCGCCGCAGTCGCTCCAGGAGTGGAACTTCTCGAGGATCCACGCCGCGAGGCCTGCGGGCGAGTCGTTGAGCGCGTAGGACAGCGTCTGCGGCTTCGTGCCCTGGATCTGCTGGTAGGCGGTCTCGTTCTGCAGGAACTGCCCCATCTCCATCAGCGCGGGCAGCTCGTCCTCGGTCGCGCCCTCGAGCGGATTGTCCGGGTTCGGCGGGAACGCGATCACCATGTTGAGGTGGATGCCGATCACCTGCGGCGCGTGACGCAAGCCGAGGTAGGTCGTCACCATCGCGCCCCAGTCGCCGCCCTGCGCGCCGAAGCGCTCGTAGCCGAGGCCGCGCATCAGCTCCGCCCACAGCGCGGCGATGCGCTCGGGATCCATGCCGGGCTCCGTCGGACGGTCGGAGAAGCCGTAGCCGGGCATCGACGGGCAGACGACGTGGAAGGCGTCTGCGGGGTCACCACCGTACTTCGCCGGATCGCTGAGCGGACCGATGATCTTCTGGAACTCGCTGATCGAGCCCGGCCAGCCGTGCGTGATGACGAGCGGCAGCGGCTTCGGTCCGACGCCGCGCTCGTGGATGAAGTGGATCTTGAGCCCGCCGACCTTGGCGCGGAACTGCTGGAACTGGTTGAGCCGCGCCTCGGCCGCACGCCAGTCGAACTGGTCGCGCCAGTACGCGACCAGCTCGCGCACGGCGTCGAGGTTCGTGCCGTAGCCCCAGCCCGAGCCGGGGATCTCGTCGGGAAAGCGCGTGCGCGCGAGGCGCTCGCGCAGGTCCGTCAAGACGGAATCCGCAACCGCGATGCGATAGGGCTCGATCTCCATCCGCCAAGGGCTGTCACGCGCGGACGGTGAACTCAAGCTGCTCGCGCGTCAGCCGCGGCCTCGTTGCTCGAGACCCGGCAGGATCGCCTGGAAGAAGGCGTTCTGGATGAGGTTGATGACGATCTCCCAAGTGCTGGTCTCGGGGTTCTCGATCGGACCCGAGAGATCCGTGCGCGTCGCGACCTCGTCGCGCGGCGTGTTCTCGAGCAGCTCGCCGATGCCGCCGACGATGCCCTCGTACGCTTGCTGGAAGACGTTGTCGTCGGCGTCCTGCTCGCGCGCATACACGTCGAGGTCGGCGAACAGCGGCTTGGCGTAGCCCTCGACGCGACCCTCCTGCACCTTGATTTCGC
This genomic stretch from Candidatus Binatia bacterium harbors:
- the thrH gene encoding bifunctional phosphoserine phosphatase/homoserine phosphotransferase ThrH encodes the protein MIACLDLEGVLVPEIWINVADQTGIAALRRTTRDEPDYDKLMRARLEILAQHKLTLRDIQAVIAAMGPLPGAREFLAWLKSRAQVIILSDTFYQFASPLMRQLDWPCLFCNSLEVDSESRITGYRLRIEDGKRRAVLALRDLNFRVVAAGDSYNDTSMLAAAHGGILFRPPQNVIDEFPQFPVTTTYDELKAAFVALSDGEIEA
- a CDS encoding FAD-binding oxidoreductase, giving the protein MPATHTAEVPRDLHARLVRALGEHDVLTDPELTASYETDWTRRFRGRACAVVRPRSTEQVAEVLRACAASRVPVVPQGGNTGLVGGSVPRDGELVLSTTGLAAECVVDPATGEAIVGAGVTLARLQQAARAAGFDFGVDIAPRESCTIGGMVATNAGGVHVLRHGMMAEQVIGLEAVLADGTTVGRLPALRKDNAGYHLAALLAGSEGTLGVITRAHLRLTPALPARAVALLAVDGAEAAVELVRRTRGTLASLSALEIAFGECVELVVERLGLPAPFASTPPAAVLIECAGRTSPLDELVAAVTACDDLLRGSAVADDEAGVRRLWRYREAISEAINAAGVPHKLDVAVPLAAVPRFVADVRAQVAALAPHAQALIFGHLGDGNLHVNVLGLGPEDDAVDRAVLRLAADAGGTIAAEHGIGVAKVGELELVRSAGELAAMRAAKRALDPHGILNPGVLFAS
- a CDS encoding epoxide hydrolase gives rise to the protein MEIEPYRIAVADSVLTDLRERLARTRFPDEIPGSGWGYGTNLDAVRELVAYWRDQFDWRAAEARLNQFQQFRAKVGGLKIHFIHERGVGPKPLPLVITHGWPGSISEFQKIIGPLSDPAKYGGDPADAFHVVCPSMPGYGFSDRPTEPGMDPERIAALWAELMRGLGYERFGAQGGDWGAMVTTYLGLRHAPQVIGIHLNMVIAFPPNPDNPLEGATEDELPALMEMGQFLQNETAYQQIQGTKPQTLSYALNDSPAGLAAWILEKFHSWSDCGGDPFKRFSKDELLTNIMFYWATETANSSIRLYCETMRAGKFPPRDFRVEVPTGCAIFPKEIVRPPRAWAEKMYNVQRWTRFPSGGHFAAMEEPEALVEDIRAFFRPLR
- a CDS encoding lysylphosphatidylglycerol synthase transmembrane domain-containing protein — its product is MSETASKSDSRVARARLKTLLRVAVSAGLLALLFTRFDFREILRVCLRATPGFFLAAFAVYLVSQAVSALRWRNLARGVGFAFDLGESLRFYAIGMFFGLVVPSTLGSDASRALYLGNRPPGRAAAFSTVLFDRLIGVVMLAAVAAVALVGPNADLPIVLELFVLVVCLGLTAGWFSIPLVVRLLPPGQRWRRLVEEDLLPYFRDPRLLLNAAVLSIVVHVVQIVSQKLLTDALGLDVPFGFVAMYHPLVALAAAMPFTIGGFGLREAAYAALLPYGGISADDAIALGLLWWAVAALGGLAGGVVYALSDTMPPLRRPAS
- a CDS encoding transporter substrate-binding domain-containing protein — translated: MLPARATGRRAYALCALLGVLALAACARTTAEHAPRPTQSAVASPLRVGTSGDYPPFSVRASDGSLDGFDVAVARAYAADRGRPLELVPFAWPELERRLLAGDFDVAMGGITVRGDRLARAPMTAAVARASAVLVVPADAPEADARVARGDGAGLRVAVNRGAHLERVARATLPGATLVLLDDNRSLAPVLASGEVDAVVTDTLELQSFAAPGAPQPRVARVLTYDRKAYWVAPHATELADDLDQWLAAREADGTLASLRARYGVESADAPASALDPATARVVDLVARRLLLMPEVAAAKRVASLPIDVPSREQQVYARARDEAARVGLAAEPYVALVREEVEVAKVVQRATLATAAPASAATSSGTVAGDATPAAAAGDAGADDAVARAKRRLEQELRPAIDRLDRALRAALLAAAPIRADEAALVAALRADAPVPGFGDEEARRLARALKAIPAAAPPPAPSAAAAATTELLPSSGVAATATAPRIFS